A genomic region of Azoarcus sp. KH32C contains the following coding sequences:
- a CDS encoding heavy metal-binding domain-containing protein: MLMTTTPTVEGRRIRSYHGVVTGEAIIGANFLKDMFAAVRDFVGGRAGAYEKTLRSARETAFAELADAAGKLGANAVVAIDIDYEVLGETNGMLMVAVSGTAVTLE; this comes from the coding sequence ATGCTGATGACCACCACCCCGACCGTCGAAGGCCGACGAATCCGCAGCTACCACGGCGTCGTCACCGGCGAAGCGATCATCGGGGCGAACTTCCTCAAGGACATGTTCGCCGCGGTGCGCGATTTCGTCGGCGGACGCGCGGGTGCCTACGAGAAGACGCTGCGCTCCGCGCGCGAGACCGCCTTTGCCGAACTCGCGGATGCCGCGGGCAAGCTCGGCGCCAACGCGGTCGTTGCGATCGACATCGACTACGAGGTGCTGGGCGAGACCAACGGGATGCTGATGGTCGCCGTCAGCGGCACCGCTGTGACGCTGGAGTGA
- the cbpA gene encoding modified peptide precursor CbpA: MSKTIAPQAVPAAAQAAQSAADTAKPAIIATRRRCEADGVGLSHYILMDRKAK; encoded by the coding sequence ATGAGCAAGACCATCGCCCCCCAAGCCGTCCCCGCCGCCGCCCAGGCCGCCCAATCCGCCGCCGACACCGCCAAGCCCGCGATCATCGCCACCCGCCGCCGCTGCGAAGCCGACGGCGTGGGCCTGTCGCACTACATCCTGATGGATCGCAAGGCAAAGTGA
- the cbpB gene encoding peptide-modifying radical SAM enzyme CbpB, with protein sequence MSAAVIEKPLAPSAGRYANSGCGPSLVPLDIGHADYMAVTDPATAFWALVRKDQLAASLGDGELLRSYRERANDFARELHALRFELKPSAVYVNPTERCNLNCTYCYIPEGMRRSGQHMATDRLVDALARLKDYFATVMPADRKPRIIFHGAEPLMNQSALFEAIDQFKDDYVFGVQTNATLLDDKAIRFLAERNVSIGLSLDGPLAQTTDATRLTFSGSSVHDKVLRAMDALQGYASWSVIATCTEKNLDQLVPLVELFHARGVPTCMLNAVRCTLPGARTVRPDDDALAKSFIAAIERTHELYRETGRKMVVANFANILLAILAPTARRLMCDISPCGGGRAFFALAPDGGLFPCSEFIGLDHFRGGNLFTDRIEDVLQTPAFRTVTERNVDRFAPCDTCTIRHFCGSPCPAEAHEMNGGMDKVGAFCGFYEEQTRYAFRLIADGKANDFLWDGWDDGVETVFDLAL encoded by the coding sequence ATGAGCGCCGCAGTCATCGAGAAACCCCTGGCGCCCTCCGCGGGCCGCTACGCGAACTCGGGCTGCGGCCCGAGTCTCGTGCCGCTGGACATCGGTCACGCCGACTATATGGCGGTGACCGATCCGGCGACCGCCTTCTGGGCGCTCGTGCGCAAGGATCAGCTCGCCGCGAGCCTCGGCGACGGCGAGCTGCTTCGCAGCTACCGCGAACGCGCCAACGACTTCGCACGCGAACTGCACGCGCTGCGCTTCGAGCTGAAGCCTTCGGCCGTGTACGTAAATCCGACCGAGCGCTGCAACCTCAACTGCACCTACTGCTACATCCCCGAAGGCATGCGCCGCTCGGGCCAGCATATGGCCACCGACCGCCTCGTCGATGCGCTCGCGCGCCTGAAGGACTACTTCGCGACCGTGATGCCCGCGGATCGCAAGCCGCGCATCATCTTCCACGGCGCCGAGCCGCTGATGAACCAGTCGGCGCTTTTCGAGGCGATCGACCAGTTCAAGGACGATTACGTCTTCGGCGTGCAGACCAACGCGACGCTGCTCGACGACAAGGCGATCCGCTTCCTCGCCGAGCGCAACGTCAGCATCGGCCTGTCGCTCGACGGCCCGCTCGCGCAGACGACCGACGCGACACGGCTGACCTTCAGCGGCAGCAGCGTGCACGACAAGGTGCTGCGCGCGATGGACGCGCTGCAGGGCTATGCGTCGTGGAGCGTGATCGCGACCTGTACCGAGAAGAATCTCGACCAGCTCGTGCCGCTCGTGGAGCTTTTCCACGCCCGCGGCGTGCCGACCTGCATGTTGAATGCCGTGCGCTGCACGCTGCCCGGTGCGCGCACGGTGCGACCGGACGACGACGCGCTGGCGAAGAGCTTCATCGCGGCGATCGAGCGCACGCACGAGCTCTACCGGGAAACCGGCCGCAAGATGGTGGTCGCGAACTTCGCCAACATCCTGCTCGCGATCCTCGCGCCGACCGCGCGCCGGCTGATGTGCGACATCTCGCCCTGCGGCGGCGGTCGGGCCTTCTTCGCGCTGGCGCCGGACGGCGGGCTCTTCCCGTGCAGCGAGTTCATCGGCCTGGATCACTTCCGTGGCGGCAACCTCTTCACCGACCGCATCGAGGACGTGCTGCAGACGCCGGCCTTCCGCACCGTCACCGAACGCAACGTGGACCGCTTCGCGCCGTGCGACACCTGCACGATCCGCCATTTCTGCGGTTCGCCCTGTCCGGCCGAGGCGCACGAGATGAACGGCGGCATGGACAAGGTCGGCGCCTTCTGCGGCTTCTATGAGGAACAGACGCGCTACGCCTTCCGCCTCATCGCGGACGGCAAGGCGAACGACTTCCTGTGGGACGGCTGGGACGACGGCGTCGAGACGGTGTTCGATCTGGCGCTGTAG
- a CDS encoding HDOD domain-containing protein, with amino-acid sequence MNAALSDDKTGQALNTQRFQMLEDIAKELSGDLIFPTHFDITLRLRDLLRDSDASVQQISAAVSVEPLISSKLISVANSALYDRGGPPVRDVKGAIQRLGMRVVRSTAFGVAMKQLLLAKEVADFGDLSQRLWQHSIGSAAACTVIARHFKRFKEDEAMLAGLVHDLGASYMLYRASQYDELRARPETARYLIWKWHESIGESLLHALGLPEEIAAASRDHDHPRPIPEAPRTLADVVFVGNLMAGGHFEWLNKDFDAADVKKAELGEPYASMQDEVTACTKELQAVFG; translated from the coding sequence ATGAATGCCGCACTGAGTGACGACAAGACCGGACAGGCACTGAACACCCAGCGTTTCCAGATGCTGGAGGACATTGCGAAGGAACTGTCCGGGGACCTGATCTTCCCGACCCACTTCGACATCACGCTGCGCCTGCGCGACCTGTTGCGCGACAGCGACGCCTCGGTCCAGCAGATTTCCGCCGCCGTCAGCGTCGAACCGCTCATTTCGAGCAAGTTGATCAGCGTCGCCAACTCCGCCCTCTATGACCGCGGTGGTCCTCCGGTGCGCGACGTGAAGGGCGCGATTCAGCGGCTCGGCATGAGGGTCGTGCGCTCCACCGCGTTTGGCGTCGCGATGAAGCAGTTGCTGCTCGCCAAGGAGGTCGCCGACTTCGGCGACCTCAGCCAACGGCTATGGCAGCATTCGATCGGCAGCGCTGCGGCCTGCACCGTCATCGCGCGTCATTTCAAGCGCTTCAAGGAAGATGAGGCGATGCTGGCGGGGCTCGTCCACGACCTCGGCGCGAGCTATATGCTCTATCGCGCCTCGCAGTACGACGAGTTGCGCGCGCGTCCGGAAACCGCGCGCTACCTGATCTGGAAGTGGCACGAGAGCATCGGCGAGTCGCTGCTGCATGCGCTCGGTCTGCCGGAGGAGATCGCGGCCGCGTCCCGCGACCACGACCATCCGCGGCCGATTCCGGAAGCGCCCCGCACGCTGGCCGATGTCGTCTTCGTCGGCAACCTGATGGCCGGCGGCCATTTCGAATGGCTCAACAAGGACTTCGACGCCGCTGACGTCAAGAAGGCCGAACTCGGCGAGCCCTACGCTTCGATGCAGGACGAAGTGACCGCCTGCACCAAGGAGCTGCAGGCGGTCTTCGGCTGA